Sequence from the Bacillus sp. es.036 genome:
ATCTTCAATTTCGTCTTCTAAAACGGTCATGCGATCATCCACGTATTTCTTGCGAATTTCAAGTAACTCTTTTTTAATGAGATTGACAAGCTTTTTCTCGCTACCGAGAATCGTTTCAAGCTTATTAATCAGCTGACTTAGCTCTTCCGATTCCTTTTGAAGCGTCGTAATATCGGTATTGGTCAAACGGTAAAGCTGTAAATTCACAATCGCTTCAGCCTGAGCATCTGTAAAGTCGTATTGCGCCATTAAATTGGTTTTAGCATCACGCTTATCTTTTGATGAACGAATGGTGGCAATTACTTCATCCAAAATCGAAATCGCGCGAATTAAGCCTTCGACAACATGTTGACGATCTTTGGCACGTCTTAAATCATATTCAGATCGTCGAATGACGACTTCCTTTTGATGCTCAATATAGGCCTTCAAGATTTGCTTTAAACCCATTTGCTTCGGTGTCTTGTTGTAGATCGCTACCATATTGTAGTTATACGTAATTTGAAGATCTGTTGCTTTATATAAATATTTTAAAATGCCGCTTGCATCGGCGTCTTTTTTTAACTCAATAACAAATCGAAGCCCCGTACGGTCCGTTTCGTCACGCACTTCTGAAATGCCTTCAATTTTGCGATCAACACGAAGTTCATCAATTTTCTTAACAAGGTTCGCTTTATTGATTTCATACGGGATTTCTGTCACAACAATTTGCTGACGTCCTCCACGTACTTCTTCAATTTCTGCCTTACCTCGTAAAATAAACTTGCCTTTACCAGTCTCAAATGCTTTCCGAATGCCTTCTGTTCCCTGAGCGATTCCACCTGTTGGGAAATCAGGTCCTTTAATAACACCCATTAGCTCTTGTAGCGTAACGTCAGGGTTCTCCATTTGCATAACGGCTGCATCAATGACCTCACCAAGGTTATGCGGGGGGATGTCTGTTGCATACCCTGCTGATATCCCAGTTGAGCCATTGACAAGCAAGTTAGGAAAGCGCGCAGGCAAAACGATCGGCTCGTTTTGTGTATCGTCAAAGTTAGGTGCAAATTCAACCGTATCTTTATCAATATCGCGAAGGAGTTCAGATGAAATGGCTGCTAAACGTGCTTCTGTATAACGCATGGCAGCCGGTGGATCTCCATCAACACTTCCGTTATTCCCATGCATCTCCACAAGAATGTTACGTACCTTCCAATCCTGAGTCATTCGGACCATAGCGTCATACACGGATGTATCTCCATGTGGATGGTAGTTACCAATAACGTTACCAACCGTTTTCGCTGATTTCCGAAACGGTTTTTCTGCTGTATTACCTTCATGATGCATTGCATAAAGAATCCGGCGTTGTACAGGCTTCAGACCGTCCCTTGCATCGGGCAGGGCACGGTCTTGAATAATGTATTTACTATACCGCCCAAAAGCGTCACCAAGGACATCTTCAAGCGGTAGATCTAGAAATTTTTCTGCGTTAGCCAATGTTACGCCTCCTCTTCAATAATGGAAATGTTTTCATTCTCGATGATATTTGTATCTTCATTTAATCCGAAGGCCACATTCGATTCAATCCATTGTCTACGCGGTTCGACTTTATCTCCCATAAGAACGGAAACGCGTCGTTCGGCACGAGCAATATCTTCAATCTTCACACGAATTAACGTGCGGCTTTCGGGATTCATCGTTGTTTCCCATAATTGATCGGCGTTCATCTCACCAAGACCCTTATAGCGTTGAATCGTGTAGCCTTTCCCAACCTTTTTCATCGCTTTTTTCATACCTTCTTCATCCCATGCGTACTCAACCACTTCTTTCTTTCCTTTTCCTTTACTAACTTTGTAAAGAGGTGGAAGCGCAAGAAAGACTTTTCCATGCTCCACAAGTTGTTTCATGTAGCGGTAGAAAAACGTTAATAGAAGCACCTGAATATGAGCGCCGTCAGTATCAGCATCGGTCATGATAATGACTTTGTCATAGTTTGCATCTTCAATATCAAAATCAGGACCAACTCCCGCTCCAATCGCATGAATAATGGTGTTAATCTCTTCGTTTTTAAAAATATCCTGCAACTTCGCTTTTTCTGTATTGATTACTTTTCCACGTAGTGGAAGAATTGCCTGTGTTCGTCGATCGCGTCCTTGTTTTGCAGAACCACCAGCAGAATCACCCTCAACAAGGTACAGTTCATTTTTCTTCGGATTCCGTGAAGTGGCGGGGGTAAGTTTACCGCTAAGAATGGTTTCTTTGCGTTTCCCTTTCTTACCCGATCGCGCATCTTCACGTGCTTTCCTTGCTGCTTCACGTGCCTGGGCGGCTTTAATTGACTTTTTAATGAGCATCTCACTAATGGATGGATTCTCTTCTAGAAAATACGAAAATTGTCCGGAAACAATCGCATCAATCGCTGACCGCGCTTCACTTGTCCCTAGTTTACTTTTCGTCTGACCTTCGAATTGAAGCAATTCTTCTGGAATACGGACAGAGACAATTGCTGTAAAGCCTTCTCGGATGTCATTTCCTTCAAGGTTCTTGTCCTTTTCTTTTAAAAGATTCACTTTCTTTGCGTAGTCATTGATCACACGTGTAATGGCCGTTTTCATACCTGACTCATGTGTCCCGCCATCTTTAGTTCGGACATTGTTTACAAAAGAAAGGACATTTTCTGAAAACCCGTCGTTGTATTGAAATGAAAAATCCAGTTCAATGCCGTTACTCTCTCCGGTAAACGTGACAACTGGATGAAGTGTTTCTTTATCTTCATTTAAATAGTCGATAAACGCTTCGATACCGGTTTCATAATAGAAGACCTCTTTGCGGTCGTGACGCTTGTCATCTAGTTCAATTTTCAATCCCTTTAATAAAAACGCTGCTTCCCGCAGGCGTTCACTTAATGTATCGTAATTATAATTTAATGTACTAAACATGATTGGATCCGGTTTAAAATGAATCGTCGTTCCCGTTTTGCGCGTTTTGCCGATATTTTCAAGGGTTGTTGCTGGTTTCCCGCCATTTTCAAAACGCTGTTTAAAGATAAAACCATCTCGATGAATCGTTACTTCTAACCATTCGGAAAGAGCATTAACGACCGAGGCCCCAACACCGTGTAACCCACCGCTCGTTTTGTAGCCACCTTGTCCAAATTTACCACCTGCATGGAGGATGGTTAAAATGATTTCTGGAGTTGGTTTTCCTAGTTTATGCATACCAACAGGCATCCCACGACCATTGTCTTCGATGCTAACACTATTATCTTCATATAAGGTAACGTTGATTTCATCTCCATGGCCAGCAAGAGCTTCATCAACTGAATTATCTACGATTTCATAAACAAGATGATGCAAGCCTCTTGAGTCAGTGCTCCCGATATACATTCCAGGGCGCTTTCTCACCGCTTCCAGTCCTTCTAGAACCTGGATTGAATCATCACTATATTCCTGCTTTTGTTTTGTTACCATGTTTTTCCCCTTTCAACTTGCTGTATAGACTAGCCTACCATATGAGAACGGGTGTTTCTATCTTTTTTGTACCCAATCCGTTTTTTAAAGCATTGCCAGATCTGATTGTTTTTAATAGTCGGGTAGTCTTTTACAGCCTCTTACTGCGTTCGTTTCATTCATATGATCTCTGACTATCTTAACAAAAGGCAGGCACTCCCACCCATTTGTTAAGATAGAAACCCACTCATTCTTAACGTATTAAAAAATCCTGCACATTGGCAGGAGAGAAAAAAACATCGAACCGTATTGTACCTTAATGTTTATTCTTCATCAATTGTTTTCACGACATGCACGTTACCTTCTTCATAACCGAGTGTAACGATATGACCTTCTTCAACCGACTCCCAATCAGACTTATCGGCTAAATAAGGAGTTTTATTAACAATAAGATAATAATAAGGTTTTTCTACCGGCGCGTTTGTCGCCTCTACTGCATCTTCATTTGTTAATTCTTCATCATCTTCATTCATGTTCGTATCTGTTTTCTGGTCCACTTCTGCTGTTACTTGTGGTTTCTCATATCGAATTAGTTTTTCTTGAACCTCTCCAGTTTCATAAGCAAGGTTCTGATCTTGTCCATTTGCAAAGGCCGTGCTTATGGCAAGTACGAAACAAAGCAATAAAACAGACAGAATGGTTCCTCTTAGCATGTTCATATAGAGGCTCCTTTCAACATACTTTCGCTCTAAGTTTACCATAAATTTTTTATAAAGTAGTACGTTTTCTAATATTCCACTGGATCGTTATGTTCTTAAGAAAGGAATTCAACTCATAAACGATTGGTAATTACTTACTCTATTCAAACAAAGCAAACAGCATTCTCATAAATTCCCCGAACTGATTAAGTTAACTCTTTTTACTTTTTCGGTGTTAAATAAGCTGGAATTTACTAATTAAAACTTCTGTTACTTTGAAATATGATTGAATTAAGTTAACTTCGCTTAATTTAAGTTAACTAAAATAAAATATATGTTGACACAAATGACTTTTTCTTTTACGATTCTTTATAGTGATAATGAAAGCGAGGTTCAGTCATGAGGAAGATGAAAACAATTGATTTAGTTTATGCAGGAATGTTTGCTGCATTAATGGCGGTAGGCGCAAATATTGCTCAATTTCTCGTAGTAGGCGGCGTACCCATTACTTTACAAACGTTCTTTGCGATTTTAGCAGGTTTATTATTAGGTAGTCGGCTTGGATCTATTTCGATGATTGTCTACACGCTAGTTGGCCTTGCGGGTGCTCCGGTATTTGCTCAATTCACAGGTGGTCCCGGCGTTTTATTTAAACCAACATTTGGATTTATTCTATCTTATATTTTAGTAGCATATGTAGCAGGTAAAATTGTTGAATCAAAATCTAGACCCACTTTCATAACGTTTATGATTGCTAGTTTCACTGCATTTATCTTGAATTATGTCCTTGGTACAAATTATATGTATTATGCGTATAAATTTTGGGCTGACGCTCCTGAAGGATTTACTTACGGTATGGCATGGTTATGGATGCTGGCCCCGCTACCTAAAGATATCCTGTTATCCGTTGTAGCTGCCCTTATTTCACCTCGTATTTACGCTGCCGTTTCGAAAACATCCAAGCGTCCACAGGTAGCTTAACAAGTCATTCCTCTATTCCCAATAGATGAATATAAATGTACCGCCGGTAATCTACCGGCGGCTTTTTTATGGTTACCTTATTCATTAACGGTTTGCTTTGACTTACCTGAATTTAAGAATAGTGATACGACAAACATCAATACAAGGAAAACAATGACAAGGCTGAATCCACCTTTTGCACCAAACGCTTCAGAAACAATACCGATGATATACCCCGCGATACCACCACCTATACCAGAAGCCACATAAATCAATCCTAGTGCTGTACCTGGATTTTTTGAAATAGTTGTTCCAAAAGCGGTTGCGGTTGGGAATAATGTTGAGAAAAACAGTCCCGCTCCTGCAAACAAGTACGGAACTTGATTTGCAAAAAAGAAGCTAATAGCAACGATGATCACTGAACCTAATGAGAATGAAATCATAATTAAGCGTTCGTTGATTTTGTTGGCAAGATAAGCGACACTTAGTCGGCCAATCATAAAGAAAACCGAAAATAGCGAAAGAATGGTAGCAACCATATCCGATTTTGCTTCATTTGAAATCCCTCCAAGTTCAAGAGATTTTAAATAGGGTGGAAAGAAGTTTGTGAATGAAACTTCAGCAGACACTTCGAAAATCAAGAAGAACATTAAAAAGATCATCTGCGCATCTTTTAACATAGGAATAAATGCTTTCAAATTGATTTTTTCCGCTTTTCCATCTGGGAATTTAACAGACGTTACATAGAAAATCACAAGTATGTTTAGAATAGCAATCGCAAGATAGAAATAGCGCCATGAAGCAAACTGGAACATGTAGTTTAGAATTTGAGGGAAAATGATCATACCAAGCCCATAAATACCCATTGCCAAATTAAACATTTGGTTTTGCTTCTCCGGATAAGCAGCGGGTACAATCGCGTTAGACGCAACGCCCAGCGCACCCAAACCAAATCCGATTAACATATAAAAACCTAGAAAGAAAGTGATGTTTGGCGCAAAGCCTGTCCCCGCAAAACCGAGTCCCATCACAATTGTGGCGAAGATCACCATTATTCTTAATCCTTTTTTGTCGGTTAAATAACCAAAGATTAAACTAGCGAGCGTAAATCCAAGTTGAAAAATTAAAACAACGAGTCCAAATTGACTCATATCGAGACCGATATCTGTTTCAACTTTATCGAGCACAATTCCCTTTGTATTTGTTACCCCACCTGACACGAACTGGGTAAACAACAAAATAATTAATGCATGAATACTTTTTCCTTTTGACATTGCCTGAACCTCCAAAAATTAATCTATGACAGGGGTTTCCACGGGTATTCTGACTTAAAACTTGCAAATATTTTCCGACTTTTTTAGGTGAGCGTTTCCATCACCGCCATAAATGAGATAGCAAGCCATAAAAAAAGTTGTAGAGGAAATTCCTCTACAACTTACTTCATTGTATACACGGTGAATGTAGCGATAAAATAGATCACTACGATTAAGATCGATGGCAACATGTAAAAAAGGGTACTCCGTTTGTTCTTTCTTGTAATGCTATACAAAATAACGAGCACAACCACAATAGAAGAAACGGTTGTTATCACATTTGATGGACTCGCATGCTGAAAAATATTCGTTTTAATGTAGATCGCATCCGTAAAGGAAAGTAGCATAATGTTAAATGCGTTACTTCCGAGAAGTGAACTTACCCCCATGCTATAGTTTCGTAGTTTCAACGCAGTCGCAACACTTACTGCATCAGGTAAAGAGGTACTTGCCCCAACAAGGAAAGACCCTACAAAAGATGCACCAAGCCCCGTGCTTTCTGCAATTCGATCGGCTGTCAATGTAAGAACTGTTCCTACGATCATGATGCCAAGAGCAGAAAGAATGAACATCGTAAGAACTCTTCGGTAAGAAAATTCTCCGTATTTTTCGTTTTTTCGGCTTTTTCTTTTTACTTTTTCTTCTGTTTGTTTATTTATCCATTTCACACCAACAAAATATACAAGCACTAAGATAACTGAGCTATATCCGATATGAAAAATACTTGCTGGAAGTGTGAGCGATAATCCAGCAACCACTATAAGCGTCATCACAATCACAAGATAAATATATAGTTTACTTCCTAGATCAGTTTGTCCCATAATCTGTTCACGACGATAAACCATGTCGAGGACAGCTAGAGCCAATAGGTTAAATAAGTTGCTCCCAAGTAAATTACCAATAGCTAGATCTGGACTATCAATGGCAATTGCGGTTACACTCGAGGTTAATTCAGGCAGAGAGATTGCAGCACCAATAATTATTCCCATAAAAGCAGAAGATGTTTTCGTTTTTTCACTAATGGCGTCGCCGTACATAGCGAGGCGTGTTGCAACAAAATACGTTGCAATAGCGGCTAAGATAAATAGTAGAATGGTTAGATATATATTCATTGACGTTCTCCTTCGAAAGTTCGTTATCACCTTCACCATTACCTTCGCTTCACAAAACTAAACTACTACTTTAAGAATGTATTAAAAATGTAATGGTTCAAAATTGTTGATTATTGATCATTAAGCAGCAAGAATTAAGATGTAAAACTCGATCTCCACCTTAGTTAAATCATTCATTTGCAGCCATTCTCTCCTTCATTCATATAAAAAAAACCCACTCAAATGATAAGTAGTTCAGTTTTGGAGTGCAAAAAGTGTAATTGCCTATCGATTTGAAGGTCGATTTGATACTCTTTTTTCGTAGCTGTAACTTCAGGTGTCGAAACAAGTGTATTTAGCTACCAAAACGGGCTAGAATTCTAATAACGAAAAAGAACACAAAAATAAAACAGAAGCCTAAACTTCCAGATAGTTACCCTTCAAGTATATAAAAACCCTCTGAAAACATTCAGAGGGTTAAACAATTATTTTACACCTTTCATCAATACCTGAATCTTAGGTGAAAGCAGGAATAGAGCAATACTCAATACGATTGCCATACCACCGATTGCCCCGAAGTACAGCGTTTCTGTTTCTGGTGTATAGAAACGAACAAGTTGTGCATTCAACGCCTGTGCGGCAGCTGAAGCTAAGAACCAAAGACTCATCGTTTGAGCAGAGAAAGCTTTTGGAGCTAATTTGGTTGTGGCCGAAAGACCTACAGGTGATAAGCATAGTTCACCAAGTACAACAATCAAATAGCTAAGCACAAGCCATAATGGACTTACTAGTGAATCTTCTCCACCGAAGTATGCAGGGAGTAGTATCACTAAGAATGATAAACCAGCAAACAATAGACCGAACGAAAACTTCTTCGGGATCGATGGCTGACGATGACCAAGTTTCATCCACATCCAAGCAAACACTGGGGCTAATAGAATGATAAATAACGGGTTTAACGATTGGAACCAAGCTGGAGATATACTGATTCCCATGAATTCCAGTTCAGTTCGCTTATCTGCGTAAACTGCAAGGATGGTTGAACCCTGTTCTTGAATTGCCCAGAACATAACCGCTGCAATAAATAATGGAATATAAGCGATGACTCTGGAACGTTCCGTTTGTGTTGTTTTAGGACTATAATACATTACGGTAAAGTATATGGTTGGAACAACAATCCCGAAGATACCTACTAAATTAATAAATACGTTTAATGTGAATAAGCCTGCAGGAATTGTAATACCTAAAATGATAGTAAGACCAACAACAACTAACCCTGCAATTAATCCATATTTCTTCTTCTCAGCTGGTCCAAGCGGGTTTGGTACATAAGTACCAGCAAGCCCAAGATTCTTTTTCTTTGTGATCAGGAATACAACAAGACCTATGAACATACCGACGGCCGCAACCGCAAATCCCCAATGGAATCCTTTTGTTTCCATAAGTTTACCCACGATTAGTGGAGCTATGAATGCACCAAGGTTGATACCCATATAGAAAATACTGAAAGCTGCATCGCGACGCGTGTCACTTTCGCTGTACATTTCACCGACAACAGTGGAAACATTCGGTTTTAATAATCCTGTTCCGACAACGATCAATACCATGGAAACAAAGAACATCGCTAAACTTCCTGGAAATGATAAAGCAATATGACCAAACATGATGAATATTCCACCGTAGAAGACGGCTTTAGACGTTCCGAATATTCTATCTGCCAACCAGCCTCCGATTACTCCGGACATATATACAAGTGAGCCATAAATCGACATGATGGCTAAAGCTGTGTTTTGCTCTAGACCCAGACCGCCTTTTGAAACCTCATAGTACATGTAGAATACGAGAATGGCGCGCATTCCATAATAGGAAAAGCGCTCCCAAAATTCCGTAAAGAATAAAGTGAATAATCCCTTCGGATGTCCAAAGAACCCTTTTTGAGGCACGCTATCCACAATTTTCTGTTTATTCATTGATGACATGTTACTACCTCCCTTATTCCTTTACTATAATATTTTAATATTTTAATAAAGTCAAAAAGAGTTTATAAATCGTCAATATAACTACTATTCGGTCTTATATTTCAAATATTTAATTATTTTAAAATAATTAAAAAGTTACAGGGGTGTTAAATATGAACATAATAAAATAGCATGCCGTCCAATTTGAACGGCATGCTTATCAATATCCTTGTTCTTTCTCAAAAAATGAGCAGAATTACATTCAAATAACTCTATAAATCATAGTCATCAAATATTCTCTTTGTTTTATTGGACGATTACTACTTTTCCAGCAGGTCTTAAAACAACTTTTACATTATCATAGAAGAAACATAGAAGGCTCCTTTAAGACTTTGTAATGTTGCCATTCATAAGGTAGTAATTGGTGATATTGTTTTTCTAAATAGCGATTATCAACTAGGAGTAATAGACCATGATCCGATTCAGTACGAATGAGCCGTCCCCCTGCCTGGAGCACACGATTCATGCCAGGATATACGTACGTATACTCGAACCCATTTTTCCCATCTTGATCAAAATAGGTTTTCATTAATTGGCGTTCCGTATCAAAGTTTGGCAATCCAACCCCGACCACCACCACACCTGTTAAACGTTCGCCTTTTAAATCAATTCCCTCAGAAAAAATTCCACCTACTACAGCAAACCCTACTAAACTTGTCTCACGATCAGACGAAAACTCGCTTAAGAAACCTTCTCGTTCCTCTTCTGTCATGCCGCTTTTTTGTATCATCGTTTCTGTTTGAGCGGGAGCGGTAAATGCGCTATACACTTCTTCCATGTACCCATATGAAGGGAAAAAGAATAAGTAATTCCCCGGCTTCCTTTCAACAACATTTTCGAGAAGGGAAACAAGTGATGGCAACGTTCGTTCTCTGTCCCGGTATTTCGTGGAAAGGGGAGCGATCAATACTTCCGCATGCTCACGCGGAAATGGAGATGGAATTCGTACCGCATAATCCTCTTCTCTCCAACCGAGCATATTTTGATAATATGAAAAAGGACTAAAAGTTGCTGAGAAAAAAACGTTCGCTCGAAATCCTTTCCTCATTTTTTGAAGCAGATTGGAAGGATCAAAACAAAAAAGCTTGATTTTCACCTCTAACTTTCCTGCCTCCACATAGGTAATAAAGCGTTCGTCGTAAAGCTTTGCAATCCGAATAAAGTTCTGCGCTAAAAAGTACGTTTCTAAAAGAAGCTCATCACTTCCTTGTTGTAGCAACTCTTTCTCACTTTCTTGTACAAACGTATCAAGTTGCACAATAAGTTCTTCATCCACTTCTGACAAAACGAGAGATCCATTTTGAGTCGATTTCCGATAATCCAGGAACGTACGGTTAAGCTTAGCTGCAACATCCGAAATAGCGTTGTCATGATTTTTATAAGCGCGCTTCAAGTTTAGAAATGGGGATTTCGTTAATTCTGCTGAATACATTTCTCGCGCACGATCGACAAGATTATGTGCTTCATCAACTAGTACGGTCGTTTGCTTCTTTTGTTCATCAATTAACCTTTTTAGCGAAACGCGAGGATCATATAAATAATTATAATCACAAATAACCACGTCTGCTGTATAAGACAAATCAAGGGATAGTTCAAAAGGACATAATCGATGCTTCTCTGCATATTGTTCAATTACTCTTCGGGTAATACGCGTTTCATTGTTTAAAAGATCAAGCATTCCTTCGTTTATTCGATCGTAATATCCATCGGCGAATTCACAATAATCCTTTTGACAGATTGTTTTTTCTTTAAAACAGATTTTATCTCTTGCTGTAATGGTTACGGAAGAAGTGTGGAGGCCTTTCTCCTCCATAAGTTGAAAAGCTTCCTGTGCGGTTTCCCTCGTAATGGTTTTCGCGGTAAGGTAGAAAATCTTTTTACCAAACCCTTCCCCCAATGCTTTCATAACAGGAAATAGCGTACTGATCGTTTTCCCAATCCCAGTCGGCGCCATCGCAAACAGCGTCGCTTCCTCCTGTACTGTTTTATAGACGCTTCCTGCTAACTTTCGCTGACCTTCTCTGTATGTATCGAAAGGAAACGAAAGAGCTTTACAGCTTTCGTTTCGCATCATAGTATGTTTCTGCTTCCACTTAGCAAACGGGGCATATTGCTCAATCATGCGCAGCATGAAAGCTCGTAGATCGCTTGCTGTTAGATCATGTTGGAATCGAATGATGTCATTTGATTCTGACTGAATATACGTTAATTGAATGGTAATCTGATCAAGGTTATATTTCTCAACAGCCATATACCCATAACATTTCGCTTGTGCCCAGTAAACGGGGTGTGT
This genomic interval carries:
- the parC gene encoding DNA topoisomerase IV subunit A, whose translation is MANAEKFLDLPLEDVLGDAFGRYSKYIIQDRALPDARDGLKPVQRRILYAMHHEGNTAEKPFRKSAKTVGNVIGNYHPHGDTSVYDAMVRMTQDWKVRNILVEMHGNNGSVDGDPPAAMRYTEARLAAISSELLRDIDKDTVEFAPNFDDTQNEPIVLPARFPNLLVNGSTGISAGYATDIPPHNLGEVIDAAVMQMENPDVTLQELMGVIKGPDFPTGGIAQGTEGIRKAFETGKGKFILRGKAEIEEVRGGRQQIVVTEIPYEINKANLVKKIDELRVDRKIEGISEVRDETDRTGLRFVIELKKDADASGILKYLYKATDLQITYNYNMVAIYNKTPKQMGLKQILKAYIEHQKEVVIRRSEYDLRRAKDRQHVVEGLIRAISILDEVIATIRSSKDKRDAKTNLMAQYDFTDAQAEAIVNLQLYRLTNTDITTLQKESEELSQLINKLETILGSEKKLVNLIKKELLEIRKKYVDDRMTVLEDEIEDIKVNLEVMIPSEDVIVTVTEDGYVKRTSPRSYAASNGKDFGMKETDTLLRQFDSNTTHTILLFTNKGSYLYLPVHELPEIRWKDLGQHVANIVSIESDERIIEAMEIKEFKENQYLVFVTKQGMIKKTELSQYKAQRYSKPLMALKLKKEDELIDVYSTNGSKEVFLATHFGYGLRFKEEEISLVGQRASGVKGINLKDDDFVVSGIIYEPTAKHDIFLATHRGAVKKMQLSEFEITTRAKRGVVMLRELKSNPHRVIGAAAVTKQDLIMVRTKKGEPIEVDPATYRPNDRYSNGSFVVDVSETGDAVEIKKVHKPI
- the parE gene encoding DNA topoisomerase IV subunit B; protein product: MVTKQKQEYSDDSIQVLEGLEAVRKRPGMYIGSTDSRGLHHLVYEIVDNSVDEALAGHGDEINVTLYEDNSVSIEDNGRGMPVGMHKLGKPTPEIILTILHAGGKFGQGGYKTSGGLHGVGASVVNALSEWLEVTIHRDGFIFKQRFENGGKPATTLENIGKTRKTGTTIHFKPDPIMFSTLNYNYDTLSERLREAAFLLKGLKIELDDKRHDRKEVFYYETGIEAFIDYLNEDKETLHPVVTFTGESNGIELDFSFQYNDGFSENVLSFVNNVRTKDGGTHESGMKTAITRVINDYAKKVNLLKEKDKNLEGNDIREGFTAIVSVRIPEELLQFEGQTKSKLGTSEARSAIDAIVSGQFSYFLEENPSISEMLIKKSIKAAQAREAARKAREDARSGKKGKRKETILSGKLTPATSRNPKKNELYLVEGDSAGGSAKQGRDRRTQAILPLRGKVINTEKAKLQDIFKNEEINTIIHAIGAGVGPDFDIEDANYDKVIIMTDADTDGAHIQVLLLTFFYRYMKQLVEHGKVFLALPPLYKVSKGKGKKEVVEYAWDEEGMKKAMKKVGKGYTIQRYKGLGEMNADQLWETTMNPESRTLIRVKIEDIARAERRVSVLMGDKVEPRRQWIESNVAFGLNEDTNIIENENISIIEEEA
- a CDS encoding biotin transporter BioY; this encodes MRKMKTIDLVYAGMFAALMAVGANIAQFLVVGGVPITLQTFFAILAGLLLGSRLGSISMIVYTLVGLAGAPVFAQFTGGPGVLFKPTFGFILSYILVAYVAGKIVESKSRPTFITFMIASFTAFILNYVLGTNYMYYAYKFWADAPEGFTYGMAWLWMLAPLPKDILLSVVAALISPRIYAAVSKTSKRPQVA
- a CDS encoding MFS transporter, encoding MSKGKSIHALIILLFTQFVSGGVTNTKGIVLDKVETDIGLDMSQFGLVVLIFQLGFTLASLIFGYLTDKKGLRIMVIFATIVMGLGFAGTGFAPNITFFLGFYMLIGFGLGALGVASNAIVPAAYPEKQNQMFNLAMGIYGLGMIIFPQILNYMFQFASWRYFYLAIAILNILVIFYVTSVKFPDGKAEKINLKAFIPMLKDAQMIFLMFFLIFEVSAEVSFTNFFPPYLKSLELGGISNEAKSDMVATILSLFSVFFMIGRLSVAYLANKINERLIMISFSLGSVIIVAISFFFANQVPYLFAGAGLFFSTLFPTATAFGTTISKNPGTALGLIYVASGIGGGIAGYIIGIVSEAFGAKGGFSLVIVFLVLMFVVSLFLNSGKSKQTVNE
- a CDS encoding sodium:calcium antiporter, which codes for MNIYLTILLFILAAIATYFVATRLAMYGDAISEKTKTSSAFMGIIIGAAISLPELTSSVTAIAIDSPDLAIGNLLGSNLFNLLALAVLDMVYRREQIMGQTDLGSKLYIYLVIVMTLIVVAGLSLTLPASIFHIGYSSVILVLVYFVGVKWINKQTEEKVKRKSRKNEKYGEFSYRRVLTMFILSALGIMIVGTVLTLTADRIAESTGLGASFVGSFLVGASTSLPDAVSVATALKLRNYSMGVSSLLGSNAFNIMLLSFTDAIYIKTNIFQHASPSNVITTVSSIVVVLVILYSITRKNKRSTLFYMLPSILIVVIYFIATFTVYTMK
- a CDS encoding peptide MFS transporter encodes the protein MSSMNKQKIVDSVPQKGFFGHPKGLFTLFFTEFWERFSYYGMRAILVFYMYYEVSKGGLGLEQNTALAIMSIYGSLVYMSGVIGGWLADRIFGTSKAVFYGGIFIMFGHIALSFPGSLAMFFVSMVLIVVGTGLLKPNVSTVVGEMYSESDTRRDAAFSIFYMGINLGAFIAPLIVGKLMETKGFHWGFAVAAVGMFIGLVVFLITKKKNLGLAGTYVPNPLGPAEKKKYGLIAGLVVVGLTIILGITIPAGLFTLNVFINLVGIFGIVVPTIYFTVMYYSPKTTQTERSRVIAYIPLFIAAVMFWAIQEQGSTILAVYADKRTELEFMGISISPAWFQSLNPLFIILLAPVFAWMWMKLGHRQPSIPKKFSFGLLFAGLSFLVILLPAYFGGEDSLVSPLWLVLSYLIVVLGELCLSPVGLSATTKLAPKAFSAQTMSLWFLASAAAQALNAQLVRFYTPETETLYFGAIGGMAIVLSIALFLLSPKIQVLMKGVK
- a CDS encoding ATP-dependent DNA helicase codes for the protein MDEIINVSVRPLVEYALRSGSIDHRFRTATTMTEGTRLHQMVQKTYGELDKKEVPFDTRFHYEEMTFHIEGRCDGLLMNGDLYMIDEIKSTSLPLSDVNEQTHPVYWAQAKCYGYMAVEKYNLDQITIQLTYIQSESNDIIRFQHDLTASDLRAFMLRMIEQYAPFAKWKQKHTMMRNESCKALSFPFDTYREGQRKLAGSVYKTVQEEATLFAMAPTGIGKTISTLFPVMKALGEGFGKKIFYLTAKTITRETAQEAFQLMEEKGLHTSSVTITARDKICFKEKTICQKDYCEFADGYYDRINEGMLDLLNNETRITRRVIEQYAEKHRLCPFELSLDLSYTADVVICDYNYLYDPRVSLKRLIDEQKKQTTVLVDEAHNLVDRAREMYSAELTKSPFLNLKRAYKNHDNAISDVAAKLNRTFLDYRKSTQNGSLVLSEVDEELIVQLDTFVQESEKELLQQGSDELLLETYFLAQNFIRIAKLYDERFITYVEAGKLEVKIKLFCFDPSNLLQKMRKGFRANVFFSATFSPFSYYQNMLGWREEDYAVRIPSPFPREHAEVLIAPLSTKYRDRERTLPSLVSLLENVVERKPGNYLFFFPSYGYMEEVYSAFTAPAQTETMIQKSGMTEEEREGFLSEFSSDRETSLVGFAVVGGIFSEGIDLKGERLTGVVVVGVGLPNFDTERQLMKTYFDQDGKNGFEYTYVYPGMNRVLQAGGRLIRTESDHGLLLLVDNRYLEKQYHQLLPYEWQHYKVLKEPSMFLL